One window of the Sulfitobacter alexandrii genome contains the following:
- a CDS encoding glycosyltransferase family 2 protein produces MADPRVLVVLLNYRTPQMTLRAAQSALADMPAEAELVIVDNASGDGSMVIFERAASEWNLGARLRLVQSDRNGGFGAGCNIGLAQRMSDGSAPDFYYLLNSDAFPDPGCIRTLLDHLGRHPEAGFAASHVRGEDGVPHTTAFRFPSIAGEFEGAMRLGPVSRLLRHAIVAPPLPTGPTQVDWVAGASVMIRAATLDEIGTFDETFFLYFEETDLMKRAARAGWTCWYVPEARVVHIGSVSTGMKEWQRMPAYWFASRRHYFVKTHGRAYAAAAWAARLGGSALHALRCALTGRRPQDPAHFTRDLARHGLGLRPGIAGAPPRGTATEDRP; encoded by the coding sequence ATGGCAGATCCCCGCGTTCTTGTCGTGCTGCTGAACTACCGCACGCCGCAGATGACCTTGCGGGCGGCACAGTCGGCGCTGGCCGACATGCCGGCGGAGGCCGAACTTGTCATCGTCGACAACGCGTCCGGCGACGGGTCGATGGTCATCTTCGAACGCGCCGCGTCGGAGTGGAACCTCGGGGCGCGCCTGCGCCTCGTCCAGTCAGACCGGAACGGCGGTTTCGGGGCGGGCTGCAACATCGGGCTGGCGCAGCGGATGTCGGACGGCAGCGCGCCCGACTTCTATTACCTGCTCAATTCCGACGCCTTTCCGGACCCCGGCTGCATCCGCACGCTGCTCGACCACCTCGGGCGTCATCCCGAAGCCGGCTTTGCCGCCAGCCACGTGCGCGGCGAGGACGGCGTGCCGCATACAACCGCTTTCCGCTTTCCGTCGATCGCGGGCGAGTTCGAGGGGGCGATGCGGCTCGGCCCCGTGTCGCGCCTGCTGCGCCACGCCATCGTCGCGCCACCGCTGCCGACCGGGCCGACGCAGGTGGACTGGGTCGCGGGGGCCAGCGTGATGATCCGCGCCGCAACGCTGGACGAGATCGGCACATTCGACGAGACCTTCTTTCTCTATTTCGAGGAAACGGATCTGATGAAGCGGGCGGCGCGCGCGGGCTGGACCTGCTGGTACGTGCCCGAGGCAAGGGTGGTGCACATCGGGTCGGTCTCGACCGGGATGAAGGAATGGCAGCGCATGCCCGCGTACTGGTTCGCATCGCGGCGTCACTACTTCGTCAAGACACACGGGCGGGCCTATGCCGCCGCCGCCTGGGCCGCTCGGCTCGGCGGGTCGGCCCTGCACGCGCTGCGCTGCGCGCTGACCGGCCGCAGACCGCAGGACCCGGCCCATTTCACCCGCGATCTGGCGCGCCACGGTCTTGGGCTGCGGCCGGGCATCGCCGGCGCCCCGCCCCGTGGCACCGCAACGGAGGACAGACCATGA
- a CDS encoding MupA/Atu3671 family FMN-dependent luciferase-like monooxygenase, giving the protein MTATFQPAGFSAIVIGDESLTIACGDMILAGGHRVVAVVTRDTTVRGWAEGHGIATFDAPRDLLGAEVRADWLLSIANLRMIPQDVLALPAKGAINFHDGPLPAYAGLNTPAWAIINGETRHGVSWHVIEGGVDEGDLLARKRVDIAPDDTAFSLNSKCYAAGMESFGTVLSQLEAGTLDRKPQDLSQRSYFARDDRPAGQGVLDFARPARELSALVRGLDFGEYWNPLGLPKLALAERVVVIGGLDLTRQSAAPGTVIEVSRSSVTVGTATQAVRLSDPVDFSGAPVDLTRWLEVGDVLAAPSLTDMPVDGEAHWRGLLASYEPGKLLLAGAGSEAPDIATIPLETGTLEQGQIAVAAALVALRSAGQDAALLALPAGGQGPLAAPWLPLAVAAENDTRPQDVAAAVAAGLDRASKSGGRAADLGLRDPRIDPSAMPDVGLTEADGLVPGTAATVSLSGRLFYDAARMDAEAAGLLAARLNAAFAALPSADTCGAVWALPEDERRRMLVEWNATDRPYDAVTIHAAFEAQVARTPDAAALVFEDEIFSYRALNAAANRLAHRLRAEGAEPGMPIGLYCTRSPDLLIGALAILKAGGAYVPLDPAYPADRIAHYIADSAAPLIVAQSKIAAQLPDNAAKVVMVDADHGAESDSDPDPVARPDDLAYLIYTSGSTGTPKGVMVTHGNVANFFAGMDDRIDHDEGSVWLAVTSLSFDISVLELFWTISRGIKLVLTGDESRTLVSNGPLASSGRGIDFNIFYWGNDDGVGPAKYELLLEGAKFADAHGFNAVWTPERHFHAFGGPYPNPSVTGAAVAAVTSNLAIRAGSCVAPLHHPARIAEEWAVIDNLTNGRVGLAIASGWQPDDFVLRPENTPPDNKPAMYTSIDQLRRLWSGEAVAFNKKDGTHHAVVTQPRPVSKTLPIWVTTAGNPQTWKEAGEIGANVLTHLLGQSINEVADKIGIYHAALREAGHDPADFKVTVMLHTYLAETREEAEAVAREPMKDYLRSAAGLIKQYAWAFPAFKKPQGATNPFDVNLDGLSDDEMDAILEFAFQRYFNDSGLFGTVADGVARAEELKAIGVDEVACLIDYGIAVPDVLEGLKPLAQVLAQVNQGTELADDDFSIAAQIQRHGVTHLQCTPSMAQMLVTNDEAQQALGSVRHLMIGGEALPGSLVSALQAHSGARIQNMYGPTETTIWSTTQMIGGSDAVTAPIGTPIANTQVFILDDKMQPQPIGVAGELWIGGDGVTRGYWHRTEMTAERFVQNPFGTGRLYRTGDVVSWDASGCLHFAGRADAQVKIRGHRIELGEIEARLAALPGVTQAVVIAREGPGGAQLVGYVTPKTAVSEAAAKAALSQDLPAIMVPAAIVGLDAMPLTPNKKIDRKALPAPAARVAVPRPAPEAAQVADHAPAQASTETLQRVAQVWTGLLGVADIRAEDNFFSLGGHSLLAVQAHRDIKAALGGVSLSITDIFRFPTLGALAGHIDRASGGAARRRPAAPEARSAGPAPELRQAMPELPPQTADIVRKRRAMRAARRGADA; this is encoded by the coding sequence ATGACCGCCACTTTCCAGCCCGCCGGTTTCAGCGCCATCGTGATCGGCGACGAAAGCCTCACCATCGCCTGCGGAGACATGATCCTCGCCGGCGGACACCGTGTCGTCGCCGTGGTCACGCGGGACACCACGGTGCGGGGCTGGGCCGAGGGCCACGGCATCGCCACGTTCGACGCCCCGCGCGACCTGCTGGGGGCGGAGGTGCGCGCGGACTGGCTGCTCAGCATCGCGAACCTGCGGATGATCCCGCAGGATGTGCTCGCTCTGCCTGCCAAGGGAGCCATCAATTTTCACGACGGCCCGCTGCCCGCCTATGCCGGCCTGAACACGCCCGCCTGGGCGATCATCAACGGCGAGACGCGGCACGGCGTGTCCTGGCACGTGATCGAAGGCGGCGTGGATGAAGGCGACCTGCTGGCGCGAAAGCGCGTGGACATCGCCCCGGATGACACGGCATTCAGCCTGAATTCCAAGTGTTATGCCGCCGGTATGGAGAGTTTCGGCACGGTGCTGTCGCAGCTCGAGGCGGGCACGCTCGACCGCAAGCCGCAGGACCTGAGCCAACGCAGCTATTTCGCACGTGACGACAGACCGGCCGGTCAGGGCGTGCTGGATTTCGCGCGCCCCGCACGGGAACTGTCGGCGTTGGTGCGCGGTCTCGACTTCGGTGAGTACTGGAATCCCCTCGGTCTGCCGAAGCTGGCACTGGCCGAGCGGGTTGTCGTGATCGGCGGTCTCGACCTGACCCGGCAGAGCGCCGCGCCCGGCACGGTGATCGAGGTCAGCCGCAGTTCCGTGACCGTGGGCACGGCGACACAGGCTGTCCGCCTGAGCGATCCGGTCGATTTCAGTGGTGCGCCGGTCGACCTGACCCGCTGGCTGGAGGTGGGGGACGTTCTGGCGGCTCCCAGCCTTACCGATATGCCCGTCGATGGCGAAGCGCACTGGCGCGGTCTGCTGGCGTCATACGAACCCGGGAAGCTGCTGCTGGCCGGTGCAGGGTCGGAGGCGCCGGATATCGCGACGATCCCGCTGGAGACCGGGACCCTCGAACAGGGCCAGATCGCTGTCGCTGCCGCGCTGGTCGCGCTGCGGTCGGCGGGGCAGGACGCCGCCCTGCTGGCGCTGCCCGCGGGCGGACAGGGTCCGCTTGCCGCCCCGTGGCTTCCCCTCGCGGTGGCGGCAGAGAACGACACGCGGCCCCAAGACGTGGCGGCCGCGGTTGCCGCGGGTCTTGACCGCGCCAGCAAGAGCGGGGGACGGGCCGCCGATCTCGGCCTGCGCGATCCCCGGATCGACCCCAGCGCCATGCCCGATGTGGGCCTGACAGAGGCGGACGGGCTGGTCCCGGGCACGGCTGCGACCGTCTCTCTCTCGGGGCGGCTTTTCTACGATGCCGCGCGGATGGACGCGGAAGCGGCCGGGTTGCTGGCCGCCCGTCTGAACGCGGCCTTCGCGGCACTGCCTTCGGCGGACACCTGCGGCGCGGTGTGGGCCTTGCCGGAAGACGAACGGCGACGGATGCTGGTCGAGTGGAACGCCACGGACCGGCCCTACGATGCCGTGACGATCCACGCGGCCTTCGAAGCGCAGGTAGCGCGCACGCCGGACGCGGCGGCACTGGTGTTCGAGGACGAAATCTTCAGCTATCGCGCCCTGAACGCCGCCGCGAACCGGCTGGCGCACCGGCTGCGTGCAGAGGGGGCAGAGCCGGGCATGCCGATCGGGCTTTACTGCACGCGCAGTCCTGACCTGCTGATCGGCGCGCTTGCGATTCTCAAGGCCGGCGGCGCCTATGTCCCGCTCGACCCGGCGTACCCGGCGGACCGGATCGCCCACTACATCGCCGACAGCGCCGCGCCATTGATCGTCGCGCAGTCGAAGATCGCGGCGCAACTGCCTGACAACGCGGCGAAAGTCGTCATGGTGGACGCGGATCACGGCGCGGAGAGCGACAGCGATCCCGACCCTGTCGCGCGCCCCGACGATCTTGCCTACCTGATCTATACCTCCGGTTCCACGGGAACCCCGAAGGGGGTGATGGTGACGCACGGCAATGTCGCCAATTTCTTTGCCGGAATGGACGACCGGATCGACCACGACGAAGGCTCGGTCTGGCTTGCGGTCACATCGCTGTCCTTCGACATCTCCGTGCTGGAGCTGTTCTGGACGATTTCGCGCGGGATCAAGCTGGTGCTGACGGGCGACGAAAGCCGCACCTTGGTGTCGAACGGCCCGCTTGCGTCGTCAGGGCGGGGCATCGACTTCAACATCTTTTACTGGGGCAACGACGATGGCGTCGGTCCGGCCAAGTACGAGCTGCTGCTGGAAGGTGCGAAATTCGCCGATGCGCACGGTTTCAACGCGGTCTGGACTCCCGAGCGTCATTTCCACGCCTTCGGCGGCCCCTATCCGAACCCCTCCGTCACCGGTGCCGCGGTCGCCGCCGTGACATCGAATCTGGCGATCCGGGCCGGGTCCTGCGTCGCGCCGCTACACCATCCCGCGCGCATCGCCGAGGAATGGGCGGTGATCGACAACCTGACCAACGGGCGCGTCGGGCTGGCCATCGCGAGCGGCTGGCAACCCGATGATTTCGTGCTGCGGCCCGAGAACACGCCGCCGGACAACAAACCGGCGATGTACACGTCCATCGACCAGTTGCGCCGGCTCTGGTCGGGCGAGGCCGTCGCGTTCAACAAGAAGGATGGCACCCACCACGCGGTCGTCACGCAGCCGCGGCCCGTGTCGAAAACCTTGCCCATCTGGGTCACCACGGCGGGAAATCCGCAGACCTGGAAGGAAGCGGGCGAGATCGGCGCAAACGTGCTGACCCATCTTCTGGGCCAGTCGATCAACGAGGTCGCGGACAAGATCGGCATCTATCACGCCGCACTGCGCGAAGCGGGCCACGACCCGGCCGATTTCAAGGTGACGGTCATGCTGCACACCTATCTGGCCGAAACCCGCGAGGAGGCCGAGGCGGTGGCCCGTGAGCCGATGAAGGATTACCTGCGTTCGGCCGCCGGGCTCATCAAGCAGTACGCATGGGCGTTTCCCGCCTTCAAGAAGCCCCAAGGTGCCACCAATCCCTTCGACGTGAACCTCGATGGTCTTTCCGACGACGAGATGGACGCGATCCTCGAATTCGCCTTCCAGCGCTATTTCAACGACAGCGGCCTGTTCGGCACCGTGGCGGACGGGGTGGCAAGGGCGGAAGAGCTCAAGGCGATCGGCGTGGACGAGGTGGCGTGTCTGATCGACTACGGCATCGCCGTTCCCGACGTGCTGGAAGGGCTGAAGCCGCTCGCGCAGGTGCTTGCCCAGGTCAACCAGGGGACCGAGCTGGCGGATGACGATTTCTCCATCGCCGCGCAGATCCAGCGCCACGGGGTGACCCATCTGCAATGCACCCCGTCGATGGCGCAGATGCTTGTCACGAATGACGAAGCGCAGCAGGCGCTTGGCAGTGTGCGGCACCTGATGATCGGGGGAGAGGCGCTGCCCGGTTCGCTCGTCTCGGCGTTGCAGGCGCACAGCGGGGCACGGATCCAGAACATGTACGGCCCGACGGAGACGACGATCTGGTCGACGACGCAGATGATCGGCGGGTCCGACGCTGTCACCGCGCCGATCGGGACGCCGATCGCGAATACGCAGGTCTTCATCCTTGATGACAAGATGCAACCGCAACCCATTGGGGTTGCAGGGGAACTCTGGATCGGCGGCGATGGTGTGACGCGTGGCTACTGGCACCGCACCGAGATGACGGCAGAGCGGTTCGTGCAGAATCCCTTTGGCACGGGGCGGCTTTACCGCACGGGCGACGTGGTGTCTTGGGATGCGTCGGGATGCCTGCATTTCGCGGGCCGCGCGGATGCGCAGGTCAAGATCCGGGGCCACCGGATCGAACTGGGAGAGATCGAGGCGCGCCTCGCGGCGCTGCCGGGGGTGACCCAGGCCGTGGTGATCGCCCGCGAGGGGCCGGGCGGTGCGCAACTGGTCGGTTATGTCACGCCGAAGACCGCGGTGAGCGAAGCCGCGGCCAAGGCGGCGCTCTCGCAGGATCTGCCTGCCATCATGGTGCCGGCCGCCATCGTCGGGTTGGACGCCATGCCCCTGACGCCCAACAAGAAAATCGACCGCAAGGCCTTGCCTGCGCCCGCTGCGCGCGTTGCCGTGCCGCGTCCCGCGCCGGAGGCGGCGCAGGTGGCGGATCACGCCCCGGCGCAGGCAAGCACGGAAACGTTGCAGCGCGTCGCGCAGGTCTGGACCGGGCTGCTGGGCGTGGCCGATATCCGGGCGGAAGACAACTTCTTCTCGCTGGGTGGCCATTCGCTGCTGGCGGTTCAGGCGCACCGCGACATCAAGGCGGCACTGGGGGGCGTGAGCCTGTCGATCACCGACATCTTCCGCTTTCCCACGTTGGGTGCGCTTGCCGGACACATCGACCGGGCCAGTGGCGGCGCGGCCCGGAGACGACCGGCGGCGCCTGAGGCCCGGTCGGCCGGTCCGGCGCCGGAACTGCGTCAGGCCATGCCCGAACTGCCGCCGCAGACGGCCGATATCGTCCGGAAGCGCCGGGCCATGCGCGCCGCGCGGCGCGGGGCGGATGCCTGA
- a CDS encoding 4'-phosphopantetheinyl transferase family protein produces the protein MPDRAALQRAVRGLFDGPVAVGLSDPSMPQPGLFPEEEAALAGMVPDRRREFAAGRAAARLALAEAGHAAQPIPMQDNRAPLWPPGVAGSITHTRRLCIAVVSDRVRALGLDAEEDHPMDEEMISTICSEMEISRSGSIPEQRFATMIFSAKEAVYKAQFALTGALFGFEVLDVTLEPDAGRFAARFLQPVGPFAVGDSLPGRIAEVAGHLVTGVAIGQRPGKGA, from the coding sequence ATGCCTGACCGCGCCGCCCTCCAGCGCGCGGTCCGGGGCCTGTTCGACGGGCCGGTGGCGGTGGGCCTGAGCGACCCGTCGATGCCGCAGCCCGGCCTGTTTCCCGAGGAGGAGGCGGCGCTGGCGGGCATGGTTCCGGACCGGCGCAGGGAATTCGCGGCGGGACGGGCGGCCGCCCGGCTGGCCCTTGCAGAGGCCGGTCACGCGGCGCAACCCATCCCGATGCAGGACAACCGTGCGCCGCTCTGGCCCCCGGGGGTGGCGGGCAGCATCACGCACACCCGGCGCCTGTGCATCGCCGTGGTGTCGGATCGGGTCCGCGCGCTTGGCCTGGATGCAGAGGAAGATCATCCGATGGATGAGGAAATGATTTCAACCATCTGTTCGGAAATGGAAATATCAAGATCCGGTTCTATCCCGGAACAGCGTTTCGCCACGATGATATTCTCGGCCAAGGAGGCGGTCTACAAGGCGCAGTTCGCCCTGACGGGCGCGCTGTTCGGATTCGAGGTGCTGGACGTCACGCTGGAGCCCGATGCCGGCCGCTTTGCCGCGCGATTCCTGCAGCCCGTGGGCCCCTTCGCGGTCGGCGACAGCCTGCCGGGCCGGATCGCCGAAGTGGCCGGGCATCTTGTCACCGGAGTTGCGATTGGGCAACGTCCCGGCAAAGGAGCCTGA
- a CDS encoding glycosyltransferase family 2 protein, which translates to MGCAGGVPVRTSVLIPAHDEAAYLPGCLRALLASEDVAGGVEVIVIANGCSDETAEVARGFTAQTQARGWELMVLELAKGDKLGAWNAGEAAAGGAVLIYLDADVTVSPPLIAQLAEALDTDAPRYASGRPRVTVPEDTLTRRYTRFWLTTPFMTRGVPGFGVFAMNRNGRARWGDWPDIISDDTFARLNFTPEERLSVPASYDWPMVEGFARLVKVRRRQDIGVAEIARRYPELVTHDDPPGGTRPVWRRAFQDPAAFAAFCAVRAAINLPVLRSTDRWARGR; encoded by the coding sequence ATGGGATGCGCTGGTGGCGTTCCAGTGAGGACGAGCGTCCTGATCCCCGCCCATGACGAGGCCGCCTATCTGCCGGGGTGCCTGCGGGCGCTGTTGGCGTCGGAGGATGTCGCCGGGGGCGTGGAAGTCATCGTGATTGCCAACGGCTGTTCCGACGAAACCGCCGAGGTGGCGCGCGGTTTCACGGCGCAGACGCAGGCGCGGGGCTGGGAGCTGATGGTGCTGGAGCTTGCGAAGGGCGACAAGCTGGGGGCCTGGAACGCGGGCGAGGCGGCAGCCGGCGGTGCGGTGCTGATCTACCTCGACGCGGATGTGACCGTGTCACCGCCGCTGATCGCGCAGCTGGCAGAGGCGCTCGACACCGACGCGCCACGTTACGCCAGCGGTCGGCCGCGGGTCACCGTCCCCGAGGACACGCTGACCCGCCGTTACACGAGGTTCTGGCTGACCACCCCGTTCATGACAAGGGGGGTGCCGGGTTTCGGGGTGTTCGCGATGAACAGGAACGGCCGGGCGCGCTGGGGCGACTGGCCCGATATCATCTCGGACGACACGTTTGCGCGGCTGAACTTCACCCCCGAGGAACGCCTGTCCGTCCCGGCCTCCTACGACTGGCCGATGGTCGAAGGCTTTGCGCGGCTGGTGAAGGTCCGGCGGCGACAGGACATCGGCGTGGCCGAGATCGCGCGCCGCTACCCCGAACTCGTGACCCATGACGATCCGCCGGGTGGGACAAGGCCCGTCTGGCGGCGGGCGTTTCAGGATCCGGCAGCTTTCGCCGCCTTTTGCGCGGTCCGCGCCGCGATCAACCTGCCGGTGCTGCGCAGCACCGACCGCTGGGCGCGCGGGCGCTAG
- a CDS encoding glycosyltransferase, whose product MKIAYVLNTYPQPSQSFIRREIRALERQGHEVTRIAMRPHDGRLVDTQDRHEADRTDYVLSKGASTLAGAALRALGRAPAAFVAAMRVAWQMGRVSEVGRLRHLIYLAEAAQVAHQCRAAGIDHVHAHFGTNAAAVAMLSRMLGGPAYSFTVHGPEEFDAPRALSLGMKMRRAAFTVAVSHFGRSQLMRWADPAGWDRIHVVHCGIEPARFANPVPLQGGPRRVVAIGRLVEQKGQLALVQAMAQVTADLHLTLLGDGEMRGQIEALIADLDLGARVTLTGWVDEARVNAELAASHALVMPSFAEGLPMVVMEAMAAARPVIATYIAGTPELVRPDETGWLVPAGDVAALARAMEDLAEAPHDRLCRMADAGRARALERHDIDIEAAKLAGHMTAAKD is encoded by the coding sequence GTGAAAATCGCCTACGTTCTCAATACGTATCCCCAGCCGTCGCAGAGCTTCATCCGCCGCGAGATCCGCGCACTGGAACGGCAGGGGCACGAGGTGACGCGGATCGCCATGCGCCCGCACGATGGTCGGCTCGTGGACACGCAGGACCGGCACGAGGCAGACCGGACCGACTACGTCCTGTCAAAGGGGGCTTCGACCCTTGCCGGCGCGGCGCTGCGTGCGCTGGGCCGCGCTCCTGCCGCGTTCGTGGCCGCGATGCGCGTCGCGTGGCAGATGGGCCGGGTGTCCGAGGTCGGGCGGCTACGTCATCTGATCTACCTCGCCGAGGCCGCGCAGGTCGCGCACCAGTGCCGCGCCGCCGGGATCGACCATGTTCATGCCCATTTCGGGACCAATGCCGCGGCGGTCGCGATGCTGTCCCGGATGCTGGGCGGGCCGGCCTATTCCTTCACCGTCCACGGCCCCGAGGAGTTCGACGCCCCGCGCGCCCTGTCGCTGGGCATGAAGATGCGCCGGGCCGCCTTTACCGTCGCGGTCAGCCACTTCGGACGCTCCCAGCTCATGCGCTGGGCGGACCCGGCGGGGTGGGATCGCATCCACGTGGTCCACTGCGGCATCGAACCTGCGCGCTTTGCGAACCCCGTCCCGCTGCAGGGCGGACCGCGCCGCGTGGTGGCCATTGGCCGGCTGGTGGAGCAGAAGGGCCAGCTGGCGCTGGTTCAGGCCATGGCCCAAGTCACGGCGGACCTGCACCTGACGCTGCTGGGCGACGGCGAGATGCGCGGCCAGATCGAGGCCCTGATCGCGGATCTGGACCTTGGCGCGCGGGTGACACTGACGGGCTGGGTGGACGAGGCACGGGTCAACGCTGAACTGGCCGCCTCCCACGCGCTCGTGATGCCCAGCTTTGCCGAGGGTCTGCCGATGGTTGTGATGGAGGCGATGGCCGCCGCACGACCGGTCATTGCCACCTATATCGCCGGAACACCCGAACTGGTACGCCCGGACGAAACCGGCTGGCTGGTGCCCGCGGGCGACGTGGCCGCCCTCGCCCGTGCGATGGAAGACCTCGCCGAGGCCCCGCACGACCGCCTTTGCCGAATGGCCGATGCCGGACGGGCCCGCGCGCTGGAACGCCACGACATAGACATCGAAGCGGCAAAGCTCGCAGGGCATATGACGGCGGCGAAAGACTAG
- a CDS encoding oligosaccharide flippase family protein, whose translation MARALRSASWIVLGYGASQAIRLASNLILTRLLYPEAFGLMALISVITVGLTLFSDVGITPSISQSKRGDDPDFLNTAWTIQVIRGVLLWLAACAMAYPVSVFYDQPDLARYLPIAALALILGGFNPTRIETAQRHLLVGRLTVLDLASQVIGIIIMIVLAIVMESVLALVIGGVAGAGAKLLLTHFGLPGLRNRFRWERTAASELIHFGKWIFLSTLFWFFASQGDKAILGKFLTLETLGIYNIGYFLASFPLLLGLNVTGRVMIPVYREGAAPDRLARLRYGLTLGVGGMLVVMALIGPWLVDLLYDSRYESAGGVVVLLGLALIPQVIGMTYDQAALAAGDSRRFFIYSALRSTLQVSLLLLGAFQGGLVGAILGMGLAMALSHLVLIWLARAHHVWDARHDLLFFVLGGIATVLALWLHMAALQALTAFA comes from the coding sequence ATGGCCCGCGCCCTGCGCTCCGCCTCGTGGATCGTGCTGGGGTACGGGGCGTCACAGGCCATCCGCCTCGCGTCGAACCTGATCCTGACCCGGCTGCTTTATCCCGAGGCGTTCGGCCTGATGGCCCTGATCAGCGTGATCACCGTGGGTCTCACGCTGTTTTCCGACGTCGGCATCACGCCCTCGATCTCGCAGAGCAAGCGCGGCGACGACCCGGATTTCCTGAATACCGCCTGGACCATACAGGTGATCCGCGGCGTGCTCCTGTGGCTGGCCGCCTGCGCCATGGCCTATCCGGTCTCCGTCTTCTACGACCAGCCCGATCTGGCCCGGTACCTGCCGATCGCGGCGCTGGCGCTGATCCTCGGCGGCTTCAACCCGACCCGCATCGAGACCGCGCAACGGCACCTTCTGGTGGGGCGGCTGACGGTGCTGGACCTCGCGTCGCAGGTGATCGGGATCATCATCATGATCGTCCTGGCCATCGTGATGGAATCGGTCCTGGCGCTGGTGATCGGCGGCGTCGCGGGGGCAGGGGCCAAGCTGCTGCTGACGCATTTCGGCCTGCCGGGCCTGCGCAACCGGTTTCGCTGGGAACGGACCGCCGCGAGCGAGCTGATCCATTTCGGCAAGTGGATCTTCCTGTCCACGCTGTTCTGGTTCTTTGCCAGCCAGGGTGACAAGGCGATCCTCGGAAAGTTCCTGACCCTTGAAACGCTGGGCATCTACAACATCGGCTACTTCCTTGCCAGTTTTCCGCTGTTGCTGGGGCTGAACGTGACGGGGCGTGTGATGATACCGGTCTACCGCGAGGGGGCGGCGCCGGACCGGCTCGCGCGGCTGCGGTATGGCCTGACGCTGGGGGTCGGGGGGATGCTGGTCGTCATGGCCCTGATCGGTCCGTGGCTCGTCGATCTGCTGTACGACAGCCGGTACGAGAGCGCGGGCGGGGTTGTCGTGCTGCTGGGGCTGGCGCTGATCCCGCAGGTGATCGGGATGACCTATGACCAGGCGGCGCTTGCAGCGGGGGACTCGCGCCGGTTCTTCATCTATTCCGCGCTGCGCTCGACGCTTCAGGTCTCCCTGCTTCTGCTGGGTGCCTTTCAGGGCGGGCTGGTCGGCGCGATTCTTGGCATGGGGCTCGCCATGGCGCTGTCGCATCTGGTGCTGATCTGGCTGGCCCGGGCGCATCACGTCTGGGATGCGCGCCACGATCTGCTGTTCTTTGTCTTGGGCGGAATCGCCACCGTCCTGGCGCTGTGGCTGCACATGGCGGCGCTGCAGGCGCTGACCGCCTTTGCCTGA